The stretch of DNA CACACCGGCTGGGCGTAAAAGCTGGTGAAGCGCGTGCCCTCCTTCGCCAGTTGATCCAGACGCGGTGTCTTGTTCTTTTTGTTTCCAAAACAGCCCAGATCCGCATATCCCTGATCATCGGTAAAAATAATCAGAATATTCGGCCGTTCTTTGATATCGTCATCTATCGACTTACTCATCTGATAAACCTTTCTTTTTGCATCTGTGGTTGTGCAAAATATGGGATTGCCCCTTTCTGCCGTGGTTTAAGGACCAGTGCAGATCCGTTGTATCGCTTGTGCATCGCATCACGTGATACACTTGGAATCGCACATTGTGAGTGGCTGGGGATTAATATCGCTGAATAGGATTCGCCTCCCCCTCAACCCGATGCTTATACAGCAACTTTACTTCCTCAGGAAACCTTTCATAAATCTCCCTCGGCACCATTGCCTGATTACGCCCCCCAAATTCCAGATTCATCCACCATGGCGAATACCGCGTCAGCATCGTCACTCGCGGTTCATCGCTCGGATTATTTCCCGCCGTATGCCAGATTCGACTATCGATCATCACGACACTCCCTGCTTTTCCTTCCAGCTGAATCTCGCCCGGGATCGATTGCTTGATCGGAATATCATCGTGCACTTCTGGCGGATTGCGCGGGTCCAAGTGACTCCGCGGATTCCGCAAATCCCGATGACTGCGAGGCACCACCCAGGTGCCACCATTCTCTGGTGAAAAATCCGACAACATCCATAATGCCGTAATCCCTGCCACCACATTGGGAAACGGCATTATAAAAGCACCTGCCCGTTCTCGGTCTGTCAAATCGTGTGGAAAATCTGAATGCCACCCCCGGTGACCCATCTTTCGCTCACCGGGTTGCCGTGTCTTAAACTCCGTCTGTGCAATACGTATGTGATGCGGATCCAACAGTGCCTTTGCAATGCCCACCACGCGTTCATCGCCAAAATAAGCTGCAAGACCGGGAATAAACGAAACTGCATTTCTATGAGGTTTGCCCTCTGCGTCAGATTGAAACACAAGTGAACCACCGATCTCTTCATAATACTTCAGCCCATTTTTATGACCCTCCTGCACATGATCACAAAGAGAATCGACCTGATCCTCAGGAATCACCCCTTCGACCAAACACCAGCCCTCTGCTTTCATTTGCTCAACATGAGATTCGATTATTTCAGATACAGACATAACATCCTCCGTAGTTTTGCAGCTTTCCAAAATCGTTTGTCTCTGTATCTTGCCCCAAAGCTAAATCGGTAAATTTATCAATTGGTCTTTGCATAGTGATTACTCTTTAAAGAATTTTTGTGATGAATCGCTCTTTATTTGCGAATCGGTCCCGGATACGGACACGCCTTCCTATTAAACGGGCGACCGAATCGCTGTCTCATTCATTTTATCTTTTCCTCCTCTTTTCTTTTAAATGATTTGAGAAGCATACTCGTCTGTCAAGAGTATTCGCCAGGCCCACTCTGAACCGGATCGCCCCCTATCCTTTCCAGAGTACTGGGAACACGGGTTGGCATCTTCTGGTCTAATTAACCAGGATGTACCCAATGTTATAACACCCTTCAGGAGAACATCACCGTGCAAATTACAGATGTAAAAACAACCGTTCTGTCGATGCCTCATCTATCAGGCATCCAGGACGCCACCATTCGTCACCTTGAACAGGGCAGAACGCAGTGCTTTGTCCACATCGTCACCGACGAGGGACTGGAAGGGTTGGGCACCGGAGGAGGCGCACGGGCTGCCCGTGAGATCATTGAAGGGTCGCTCAAACCCATTCTGGTGGGTCAGGACCCACTCAACATCGAACAGTTGTGGGACGACATGTTCTGGCGCATACGCGGTGTGGGCCGCAAAGGCCTGGCCTTTTGCGCCCTTTCAGCAGTCGATATTGCCCTGTGGGACTTGAAAGCCAAGTATTATCAAACCCCTCTCTACAAACTGCTCGGCCCTTATACGGACACCGTCCCAGTTTACGGTAGCGGCGGTTGGACCCACTTCAGTGTAGATGAATTAATTGCCGAACAGGCCAGCTATGTAGAACGCGGCATGAAGTCCGTGAAAATGAAGGTCGGCAAAGATTTTGGTCAAAGTGAGGGTGAAGATGTGGCGCGACTATCTGCGGTGCGGAAAGCACTGGGCGATGACATAGAGATTCTCATCGACGCAAACAATGGGTACTACGCCAAACAAGCCATTCGCATGGCCCAGACGTTTGAGGAATACAACATCGGCTGGTTTGAAGAACCCGTGCTGGCTGATGACATCGAAGGCCTGGCCGCCATTGCTCATGCCACCGCGATTCCCATCGCAACCGGCGAACACGAGTACACCAAATACGGCTTTAAAGACCTCATCGCCCGGGGCGGAGCGGATATCGTCCAACCTGATGTAGGTCGGGTCGGCGGCATCACCGAATGGATGAAAGTCGCGCATTTGGCCCACGCCTTCAACCTGCCCGTTGCGCCACACGCCTACCAGCTCATCCACCTGCACCTGGCTTGCGCGACCCCAAATCTGCGAATTGTGGAATACCTCGGCATGGTGGAAGAAGCCGACCGGATAACCTACACAGAATTTTCTGAGCCGGTCAATGGCGTCTGGTCACCCAATCCCGACAAACCGGGTCTGGGCCTGGAACTGGACCCTGAGGCGGTGAAACAATACGCAGTATAGATCAACAAGAATCACCGATTTCGCTATTTACGGCGCAATCGGCTCGGGAAAATTGAATCTCACCCAATGCCATTGGAACATATCATTGGTCGCGTCATTCCATCCCAACAAACGACCTTTCATATTCTCTAACACATCGGCGCACATCGGGTCATCAATCCGATTATTCATCTCCGCGGGATCGGCTTCGAGGTCATATAATTCATCCAGGTCGTGAGGTGTATATACGTATTTCCATTTCTCTGTCCGCACCATTCGCTGCGAGCTATAGCCCCACACCTCACCGTGGCTTTCGCAATACACACTGTCTGCCCAATCATCGGGATCATCGCCATTTACAAGCGGCACCAAACTCCTCGCATCCAATCCATCGGGCAATTTCCCACCACCCCATTCGACAAATGTAGGCATCAAATCCATCAGCCGAACAAATTGCGATACATTGCGACTTACACCCCCCGGCACTTTCATCAGCAATGGAACCCGAAACACCTCATCGTACATTGTACCCGATTTTTCAAAATGCTTGTGACTGCCCGTGGCATCACCGTGATCTGTGCTAAAAAGGAATATCGTATTATCCTCAATCCCACATTCCCGTATCGCATCCAGCATGCGCCCCACGCATGTATCAATCAGAGACACATCGCCGTAATATTTGGCAACCACCTGTCGCCACCACGCCCAATCTTTATCTTGAAGATTCCATTCTCGATGTTTGCGCAAATGAGCCGCGGGTTTGCCTTCAAAAGATTCGTCAAAATTTGGCCAGGGCGGAATGGATTTGGGATCGTACATCGACGCATAAGGCTCTGGAACAATATTGGCAAAATGAGGTGCTGTTGCATCAATTCGCAAAAAAAACGGCTTGTCTCCTCCTGCCCGTTCGCGCAACATCTCGATCCCACAATCCGTCACCGTCCACGTTTTATACTCTTCTGGCGACATCTCACCTGTACCCGCCACGGGGAAAGAACTTCCGGGAAACTCAACCGTCAATTCTGTACCAGGGACTATTTTCCCGCGTCCCCCTCTCCCCATCTTATGCCGATCAAAGCCGTATTCCTCAGGTCCAATATCTTGATGGACATGCCACTTCCCCGCATAATCCAGCACATACCCTGCCTCTTTGAGCAAACGGCTAAACGTCGGCACATCTGTTGACAATCCCCTATTCCACGCAGGCGCGATATGCGTATTGAGCATCACCCCGTGATTGTGCGGATAAAGACCGCTCATCAAAGAAGCGCGTGCAGGAGAACAAACAGGGCTTGTGGTATATGCCTGATCAAATCGCACACCTTCCTCTGCGAGTTGATCCAGATTGGGCGTCTGACAAATCTCATTGCCATAACACCCCAACGCATCGCGTCTCAACTGATCCGTAAGAAACAAAACAATATTGGGCGCCATAATCCCTCCTGTCGTATGGCCTTTTGCCGACATTCGATCTATCGGTCTTATCTACAATGTTCGAGAGAGCGTGTCAAGGAGAATGCTCAGAACAAATAATTGGTAATATTCTTGAACGCTTGATTTACGTACATTTGTAAACTAAATTGCGGTGGACCGCACTGGCAGACAATTCTTAAGGAGAAGATAATGAGATCAGTAATCTGTGTTCACGAACGCTTTGACGCCTCCTGGCCCTTTGTGGCCGACCACCGGAACCGCCGCTGGCAGGAATCGGGAGACTGCGAACTCTATCGCACCGAGGCATCTGGGGCTCGAGCGCCACAGATGGTGGAGAATCCTTCATCGGTACATCGGCTCGTCCTCCTTGGCCTTCCGGCGGACACTGAGGACCTTGAGCCATTTTCTGGTCTTGAGGAACTCTACCACGATGCCGCAGGCCAATCAAACGCTGGCCTCGATGATGCACACGCCCGTGGGGTGAACATAATTCGCCCTCGTGGTGCCATTCAATGGGGACAAACAGTTGCCGAGTTTGCGCTCGGACTCACAATAAGTGCATTGCGACGGATACCACAGACCTACGTGGAGATGATGGAGAGCCACGAGACATGGCAATACAAACCGGACGTTGGCAAACCCGGACAAAGGGGTGCCCAATTTGGCGACGACCCACGCTTTGTGAGCGGCACCATTGCAGGGAAGCGAGTACGCGTCGTTGGCATTGGTAATATTGGAGGACGGTACGCTTCATGGTGTTCGAACATGGGAGCAGATGTGGCCGTCTGGGATCCATTTGCTCCGGAGGCATCGTTTACGCTCGCCGGAGTCAGGCGATGCTTCGATCTCTCAGAACTCGTGAAAGACGCCGATATTTTTGCGCCCATGGTCCCCCTGAAGGAAGATACGCGTGGGCTGGTTGGCCCGGAGGCCATTCGCACATTACCGCATCAATCGCTCGTCGTTCTGGTGACACGCGCAGCGATCTGCGACACCGAAACACTGTATCATCGGGTCCTCAATGACGAACTCTCTCTGGCCGCAGACGTCTGGGACATTGAACCGGTGCGTTTGGATTCTCCACTGCTTGGCCGCCACAATGTGGTCCACACGCCGCACAATGCCGGGCGCACGATTGATGCAAATCACGCGCGGGCAGACGATGCAATAAACCGGTTTCGACCGCGTAGCTCGTAAGCCGAATAGAAAAAGGAACTTTTTAACACATGAAACAAACCCATTCACTCGACGGAACCTGGCAGGTTATTTACGATCACGACAACAAGGGCCGCACGCTCAACTTACAGCATCGCGAAAATTTCTACGCCTGCGCAGACTTAGAGCAAATAACCGTTCCCGCATGTCTCGAAGAATTCAAACAAGATTATGAAGGTGTCGCCTGGTACGGCAAGACATTTACGCTCCCCAAAGACTGGCGGGGAAAAACCATCCGCCTGCATTTTGAAGCAGTCAACTACCGCGCAGAAATCTGGGTCAACGGCGAAGCCGCTGGCGCGCACGAAGGCGGATACATCGGCTTTGAACTCCTGATAGACGACCTCTTAACCGAAGGCGAAAACTTCATCGCCGTTCGCGTCATCACGCCCCTTATCCTCCAAGACGTAGTCATTGATGGCATAGGCCGCGATGACATGCCCCACTGGCGCGGCGCAATCGCTGGTGGCATCTGGCAATCGGTTTCCCTCATCGCTACGGGTCCTGTGTACGTTGACGACACATTCGTTACATCCGACATCCACACGGGCGAAGTCAATATCGCCACCACATTTCAAAATCGGGATTTGAGAATACAACCCGCGACCATCACCTGGTCAATCACCGAATACAAAAGCGACACACAGGTCGCCTCCGGTGAAAAAACGCTCAACCTGAATCCCGGCACAAGTCACCACGAAGAAATATTCACCATCCCAAACCACAAACTCTGGCAACTCGACGAACCCAATCTCTACGTCGTCACCACCACAGTCGCCCTTGAGGGCGAAACCTCAGATATTGAACAAACGCGCTTCGGCTTCCGAAAATTTACAGCCAAAGGCAAAAACTTCTACTTAAACGGTGAAAAAATCATCCTCAAGACCACCTTCAACGAAGCCTTCTATCCACACTCCCTCGCATACCCACGCGACCTCAGTCTTTTAAAAAGAGAATTCGAACTCATCAAAGACGGCAACATCAACATGATCCGCCCGTGGCGCAAACCCCAACCGCCAATCGTATATGATCTCGCAGACGAAATGGGCGTCCTATTTGTGGGCGCACTCCCCGTCGAATGCATGGACAACTGGCCCCAGATCACCCCATATACCCAACAACGCATCGAAAATGAAGCCACGGAAATGGTCAAACGCGATCGCAACCACCCCTCCATCGTCATCTGGGAAATGTTTAACGAAATCATGCGCGACGGCCTCAAACGCCTCAAACACAGCGTGTCCTTAAAAGCGCGTGAATGCGACCACACCCGCATGATCATCGATGAAGCAGGCGGATTTGCCGATGGATGCAGCATTTACCTCCCCGGATCCTACGAACCCACTGTCATCAACGATGTACACAACTATCCCGGCACACCCTTTGCCCAAAGAAGTTACGACAATTTGCTCGCACTGGGCAAAACCGAGGCGCAACTAAAAGAAATGGGATTGGAAATCGCCCAGTTCACCAACAGCAAAATCAAACCTGACCTGCTCACCAATATCTCAGAACTCGGGTATGGCAGTATTCCCGACCTCGAAGCAAATTTTGAACAATACAAAACAGAAGGCAATCCAATCACGCCAGATTACCGCATGCACGAACGCCTCCTCAATTCGTACCTCTCGGTCTTTCGCGAAACAGGAACAGATCAAATCTTTCCCAACTTCCACACCTTTGTACAGGCCTGCCAGGAAATCCACGCCACTGGCAACAAACTCATGACCGAAGCCTGCCGCATCAATCCCGACATCGCGGGTATCGGCATCCACGCACTCAACGACGGCGACTGGGTCCTCGGTGCTGGCTTAATCGACAATTTCCGCAATCCCAAAGAACCCTATTACGCCATCAAAGAAGTATTTGCTGACTGTTATATCGCCATTCGCCCCGGCAAACAAAATGTCTATGCAGGCGAAACCGTTCAGATCCTGCTTACCACTGTCAATGACAAAAACGATCTATCGGGCACACTCTCCCTTCGCGTTACAACAAACGACGGACAGAATCTTCTCGGCATAAACGAACAAATAACAATACCTGCAGGCATCACAGACCTGGCGACCTACGAAGTCAACACCCGTGGCATTGAAGGTCTATGCCAGATCGAAGTGACATTCACATCTGACGACACAGAACCCATCAAAAATCAATCCGGCATCTACATCCTCGACAAAAACAAATCCGCCATTCCAGATGTACCCATAGCGACAATCGACCTCAACGGCGCACTCGGCAGATACCTTTCCAACACCACCGACTTCGTCACTCACTCTCCCACAAACCAACTCGCACTCATCAACCTTCAGGGCTGGAACGGCACACCCGATACCCGCTTCGCCGATCTCGCCACATGGGTTAAAAACGGCGGCTCAGCACTCTTCCTCAACCAGCCAGCCATGCACCTTCTCCAAATGGCACCGGGAAAAAGCCGCATGTCTCGCCACATCGACAAAGACATTTTCTTCCCATTCCCAATATCTCTCTACTCCGGCAAAGGATTATGGACGCCGTGCAGTCATGTCGTCAAAGACCATCCCTTCTACGATGGCTTGCCCTCAAATTGCCTGATGGGACAGGAATATCAAAACATCTCCTCTCAGTGGTCCGTTGTAGAACCAAAAACAGACTGGATATGCGGCAACATCACCTACGACTGGTATGCGGGCCTCAAGCACAAACAAAACTACATCGGCGTCACAGAAGCCTTTCACGGTGCTGACCTCACACAAATCGCTCACGGCAATGGCAAATACATCCTTTGCACTCATCGCATTGTCGAAAACCTGGGCACAGACCCGGTAGCGGATCGTTTACTGAGCAACATGCTCAAGACCCTCCTGTAACCAAATGAAAGGAATTCCCATGAGTAATGAGAAACGCCCAAATATTCTGTTCGTATTTTCTGATCAGCAGCGTTACAGCGCGCTGGGTGCGAATGGCAATGACATAATCCAAACGCCTGTTTTGGATGCGATGGCAGCTGAAGGAATGGTATGTGACAATATGTTTTCCAACCACCCTCTGTGTTCGCCATACCGAGCGATTTTGTTAACCGGTCGGTATGGTTGGCAAAATTTGGTGATTGATAATGAGTACAGTCCGCGACGAGATATCCCAACCTTGCCAGGCACTTTGCGCGAGTATGGGTATGGCACTGCGCACGTGGGTACATGGCATCTGGGTAAAGGGCCGTACGGCGACGACAATCGATACGGGCTGGATTATCTTGCGGCGCTGGCAGGCGGGAGAGGACGGGGAGCCTACTTCGACAGAACCTATTACGAAAACGATGAGGGTCCGAACTTTTACGGAGGCTGGGCTCCAACGAACGAAACGGATTTGGCTATTCAATTTATGGAAAAACACCTGGATGCTCGAACAGACGATCCATTTGCCGTCTTTGTGTCCTGGCGACCTCCTCACTGGCCATATATGCAGTATCCCGACGAATATAATATTTATGATCCTGCGGACATGGATGTGCCGGGTAATGTACCAGACGAGATGAAAGCATGGGCACATGAGGAACTCGCAGACTATTACGGGTGTTGTACAGGACTTGATGCAGAGATGGGGCGATTGTTGGAAGCGCTGGATCGTTTAGGGGTCAGGGACAATACAATTGTCTGTTATACATCAGATCATGGAGACCACCTTTCAAGCCATGGGTATGGCAAACCCAGTAGTCGCTGGTTGGACGAGTCGATGCGGGCTTCAAAAGCAACACCTTATGAAGAATCTTGCCATGTGCCGTTTGTGGTGCGTTGGCCCGATGCTATTGAAGCTGGTACGCGAACGGATGCCTTCTTTGGTGCGATTGATATTGTACCTACATTGCTTGGTGCTTGTGGCGTGCCGCTGCCAGAAGGTTTGCAAGGGCGAGATATTTCGAGCGTATGGCAAGGTGGCGAAGCACCTGCAGATACGGAGTTAACGCCTGGTGGATCAGAGTCTGTCTATTTGCAGAATATGGCACACGGTTGGCCCAATCGCGACGGTTGGGTTGGGCGCTGGCGCGGTGTGCGTACCGAACGCTATACCTATGCGCGTTGGTTTGCTAATGAGCGAGGCCCCTGGCTGTTTGACCGGCAGGAAGATCCGCTCGAAATGGTTAACCTGGCGAATTCTGCTGAAGCGCGGCCAGCACTTCAAGAAATGGAAGAAAGATTGCATCGTTGGATGGAAGGTACAAAAGATCCATTTGAATACGGCAGGCGTGGCCCCCGTGGCTTTTTGGAATTGGGACAGGAGTTTGCGGATCCGGATAAGTATCCTGGCTGGGGCGTTGCATAATTGACAAATGGTAGAAAGGAATCACAAATGCGAATAGAACAAATCGACGCCTATGTCGTCAAATTACCCCGTCCCAATATCGCTGAAAATATTCCCGATTATGTGCGTCCTCGCAAATCGCTCTCCTACGACACAGCACCTCCCATTGACGACATGGCAGCTGCGCGTTATGCCGAAGCCCTCTTTGTCAAAATCACCGCCGACAATGGCCTTGTCGGATGGGGCG from Gemmatimonadota bacterium encodes:
- a CDS encoding phytanoyl-CoA dioxygenase family protein, whose amino-acid sequence is MSVSEIIESHVEQMKAEGWCLVEGVIPEDQVDSLCDHVQEGHKNGLKYYEEIGGSLVFQSDAEGKPHRNAVSFIPGLAAYFGDERVVGIAKALLDPHHIRIAQTEFKTRQPGERKMGHRGWHSDFPHDLTDRERAGAFIMPFPNVVAGITALWMLSDFSPENGGTWVVPRSHRDLRNPRSHLDPRNPPEVHDDIPIKQSIPGEIQLEGKAGSVVMIDSRIWHTAGNNPSDEPRVTMLTRYSPWWMNLEFGGRNQAMVPREIYERFPEEVKLLYKHRVEGEANPIQRY
- a CDS encoding sulfatase translates to MKGIPMSNEKRPNILFVFSDQQRYSALGANGNDIIQTPVLDAMAAEGMVCDNMFSNHPLCSPYRAILLTGRYGWQNLVIDNEYSPRRDIPTLPGTLREYGYGTAHVGTWHLGKGPYGDDNRYGLDYLAALAGGRGRGAYFDRTYYENDEGPNFYGGWAPTNETDLAIQFMEKHLDARTDDPFAVFVSWRPPHWPYMQYPDEYNIYDPADMDVPGNVPDEMKAWAHEELADYYGCCTGLDAEMGRLLEALDRLGVRDNTIVCYTSDHGDHLSSHGYGKPSSRWLDESMRASKATPYEESCHVPFVVRWPDAIEAGTRTDAFFGAIDIVPTLLGACGVPLPEGLQGRDISSVWQGGEAPADTELTPGGSESVYLQNMAHGWPNRDGWVGRWRGVRTERYTYARWFANERGPWLFDRQEDPLEMVNLANSAEARPALQEMEERLHRWMEGTKDPFEYGRRGPRGFLELGQEFADPDKYPGWGVA
- a CDS encoding sulfatase-like hydrolase/transferase produces the protein MSAKGHTTGGIMAPNIVLFLTDQLRRDALGCYGNEICQTPNLDQLAEEGVRFDQAYTTSPVCSPARASLMSGLYPHNHGVMLNTHIAPAWNRGLSTDVPTFSRLLKEAGYVLDYAGKWHVHQDIGPEEYGFDRHKMGRGGRGKIVPGTELTVEFPGSSFPVAGTGEMSPEEYKTWTVTDCGIEMLRERAGGDKPFFLRIDATAPHFANIVPEPYASMYDPKSIPPWPNFDESFEGKPAAHLRKHREWNLQDKDWAWWRQVVAKYYGDVSLIDTCVGRMLDAIRECGIEDNTIFLFSTDHGDATGSHKHFEKSGTMYDEVFRVPLLMKVPGGVSRNVSQFVRLMDLMPTFVEWGGGKLPDGLDARSLVPLVNGDDPDDWADSVYCESHGEVWGYSSQRMVRTEKWKYVYTPHDLDELYDLEADPAEMNNRIDDPMCADVLENMKGRLLGWNDATNDMFQWHWVRFNFPEPIAP
- a CDS encoding mandelate racemase/muconate lactonizing enzyme family protein, yielding MQITDVKTTVLSMPHLSGIQDATIRHLEQGRTQCFVHIVTDEGLEGLGTGGGARAAREIIEGSLKPILVGQDPLNIEQLWDDMFWRIRGVGRKGLAFCALSAVDIALWDLKAKYYQTPLYKLLGPYTDTVPVYGSGGWTHFSVDELIAEQASYVERGMKSVKMKVGKDFGQSEGEDVARLSAVRKALGDDIEILIDANNGYYAKQAIRMAQTFEEYNIGWFEEPVLADDIEGLAAIAHATAIPIATGEHEYTKYGFKDLIARGGADIVQPDVGRVGGITEWMKVAHLAHAFNLPVAPHAYQLIHLHLACATPNLRIVEYLGMVEEADRITYTEFSEPVNGVWSPNPDKPGLGLELDPEAVKQYAV
- a CDS encoding hydroxyacid dehydrogenase, with amino-acid sequence MRSVICVHERFDASWPFVADHRNRRWQESGDCELYRTEASGARAPQMVENPSSVHRLVLLGLPADTEDLEPFSGLEELYHDAAGQSNAGLDDAHARGVNIIRPRGAIQWGQTVAEFALGLTISALRRIPQTYVEMMESHETWQYKPDVGKPGQRGAQFGDDPRFVSGTIAGKRVRVVGIGNIGGRYASWCSNMGADVAVWDPFAPEASFTLAGVRRCFDLSELVKDADIFAPMVPLKEDTRGLVGPEAIRTLPHQSLVVLVTRAAICDTETLYHRVLNDELSLAADVWDIEPVRLDSPLLGRHNVVHTPHNAGRTIDANHARADDAINRFRPRSS